The Kroppenstedtia pulmonis genome has a segment encoding these proteins:
- a CDS encoding bifunctional 3,4-dihydroxy-2-butanone-4-phosphate synthase/GTP cyclohydrolase II: MKFDSIEDAVQDLKQGRIVIVVDDEDRENEGDFVALADKATPEIINFMITHGRGLVCTPITEERAMELELPLMVHHNTETHETAFTVSVDGKESTTGISAHERAATVQALLRPDTSPRDFRRPGHIFPLIAKKGGVLRRAGHTEAAVDLARLCGAYPAAVICEVIKEDGTMARVPDLMETAREFDLKIITIQDLIHYRSRTERLVEQVVSTKLPTEYGDFRVVGYRNDVDDKEHIALVKGEITPDKPVVVRVHSECLTGDVFASRRCDCGPQLDAALKRIQQEGTGILLYMRQEGRGIGLLNKLKAYKLQDEGLDTVEANKELGFLPDLREYGIGAQILKDLGVGKMRLLTNNPRKITGLKGYGLEVIQVLPLQLPSVPENEYYLKTKQIKLGHHLHI, translated from the coding sequence ATGAAGTTTGATTCCATTGAAGACGCTGTTCAGGACTTGAAGCAAGGTCGGATAGTAATCGTGGTGGATGATGAAGATCGGGAAAATGAAGGAGATTTCGTGGCATTGGCGGATAAAGCCACGCCAGAGATTATCAATTTTATGATTACCCACGGGCGGGGACTGGTTTGTACACCCATCACGGAAGAGAGAGCGATGGAGTTGGAACTGCCTTTGATGGTTCATCACAATACTGAAACCCATGAAACCGCCTTTACGGTTTCTGTGGACGGCAAAGAGAGTACAACCGGAATTTCTGCCCATGAGAGGGCGGCTACGGTGCAAGCTCTTCTCCGTCCCGACACAAGTCCCCGGGATTTTCGTCGACCTGGACACATATTTCCATTGATCGCCAAAAAGGGGGGTGTACTGCGTCGGGCAGGCCATACGGAGGCGGCTGTGGATTTGGCCCGTTTGTGCGGTGCATATCCGGCTGCGGTAATTTGTGAAGTAATCAAGGAAGACGGTACCATGGCCAGGGTTCCAGACTTAATGGAGACAGCCCGGGAGTTTGATCTGAAGATTATTACCATTCAAGACTTGATTCACTATCGAAGTCGGACAGAACGGTTGGTTGAGCAAGTGGTTTCCACCAAGTTACCTACAGAGTATGGGGACTTCAGGGTTGTCGGGTATCGAAATGACGTGGATGACAAAGAGCATATCGCTTTGGTAAAGGGGGAGATCACGCCGGACAAACCGGTTGTGGTTCGGGTTCACTCTGAATGCCTGACCGGTGATGTTTTCGCTTCCCGTCGTTGTGACTGCGGTCCCCAATTGGATGCGGCTTTAAAGCGAATTCAGCAGGAAGGGACTGGTATTCTTCTGTATATGCGGCAGGAGGGACGGGGGATCGGTTTGTTGAACAAATTAAAGGCATATAAACTGCAAGATGAAGGATTGGATACCGTGGAGGCCAACAAAGAACTCGGTTTTCTCCCTGACTTACGAGAGTACGGAATCGGAGCTCAAATACTGAAGGATCTCGGTGTGGGAAAAATGCGTTTGTTGACCAATAATCCCCGGAAAATCACCGGGCTGAAAGGCTACGGATTGGAAGTGATCCAAGTCCTGCCCCTTCAATTGCCCTCTGTTCCGGAAAATGAATACTACCTCAAGACCAAACAGATTAAGCTGGGGCATCACCTTCATATATAA
- the ribE gene encoding riboflavin synthase yields MFTGLVEEVGHIHSLHRQRNAMQLTICCSRVLEDTKIGDSIAVNGVCLTVTQMGNDRFTVDVMPETMEKSNLGRLSSRSPVNLERAVAAGERFGGHFVQGHVDGTGVVRSCSPYENAVLFQVEVSASLSRWMIEKGSVTVNGISLTLMDVQTNGFTVSVIPHTLEQTQLKHTQPGDCVNIECDMIGKYVDRYMGVQSRELTLEKLSRFGFAAEKGDIR; encoded by the coding sequence ATGTTTACCGGATTGGTAGAAGAAGTGGGGCACATTCATTCGCTCCATCGCCAAAGAAACGCGATGCAACTTACAATTTGTTGCAGTCGGGTCCTGGAGGATACAAAAATTGGTGACAGCATTGCAGTCAATGGGGTTTGTTTGACGGTGACGCAAATGGGAAACGATCGCTTTACAGTGGACGTGATGCCGGAAACCATGGAAAAATCCAATCTGGGTCGGCTCTCATCGCGATCTCCCGTAAATCTTGAACGTGCTGTGGCGGCAGGGGAGCGTTTTGGCGGTCACTTTGTTCAAGGACATGTTGACGGGACTGGAGTAGTTCGTTCCTGTTCTCCGTACGAGAACGCAGTTTTGTTTCAAGTGGAAGTTTCGGCTTCCCTGTCCCGGTGGATGATAGAAAAAGGATCGGTAACGGTAAATGGAATCAGCTTGACTTTGATGGATGTGCAAACAAATGGGTTTACGGTATCGGTTATCCCTCACACCCTGGAGCAGACTCAATTGAAGCATACTCAGCCAGGGGACTGTGTCAATATTGAGTGCGATATGATCGGAAAGTATGTAGACCGCTATATGGGGGTCCAGTCCCGGGAATTGACATTGGAAAAGCTAAGTCGTTTCGGTTTTGCGGCAGAAAAGGGGGATATCCGATGA